Part of the Candidatus Methylomirabilota bacterium genome is shown below.
TTGGCAAGCGGCGCGGCTTCGGCCATCATCCGATGCCGCCGCACAACCTGCCCCTCACCGTGATGGGCGCGGGTCTGCTGTGGTTCGGCTGGTTCGGCTTCAACGCGGGCAGTGCGCTCGCCGCCAACGGCCTCGCCGGGCACGCCTTCACGACGACCAACACCGCGACGGCGGCGGCGGCCCTGGCGTGGATGTTCACCGAGTGGGCCTCGCGCGGGAAGCCCACGGTGCTGGGGGCGGCGTCCGGGGCGGTGGCGGGGCTCGTCGCGGTGACGCCCGCCGCCGGCTTCGTGACCCCGATGGCGTCGATCCTGATCGGGGCGGTGGCGGGCGTGATCTGCTACACCGCGTGCAACATCAAGACGAAGATCGGCTACGACGACTCGCTCGATGTGGTCGGCGTCCACGGTGTGGGTGGCACGTGGGGGGCCCTTGCCACCGGGATCTTTGCCACCAAGCTCGTGAACGACGCCGGCGGGGACGGCCTCCTCTACGGCAATCCCAAGCAGCTCATGGTCCAGATCATGGCCGTGGCGGTGACCCTTGTGCTCGGGTTCGTCATGACCACGGTCATCCTGAAGGTGCTCGACGCCATCATGGGGCTCCGCGTGACGGAGGAGGACGAGATGGCCGGGCTCGATCTGTCCCAGCATTCGGAGACGGCGTATGCGCTCGGCGGAGGCAGTGAGTACTCCGTGAGCGGCGGAGCATTCGAGGAGGCGATGCGCGCCACGCAGGCCAAGGCGCGGACGGCGCACTAGCCCGGGCCTTGACGGAGGCAGGCGAAGCCTCTAGTGTCTGAGGCCGGCGGGGCCGGGACGGCTCCGCCGGCCCCGGTTTTCAGCCCCAACGAAACTTTCATAAGGAGGCAGGAATGACCCCGAAGGACGTGTTGAAGCTGGCGAAGGAGAAGGGAGCCAGGATCGTTGACCTCCGGTTCATCGACCTGCCCGGGCTCTGGCAGCACTTCTCGATCCCAATCTCCGAGCTGAGCGAAGGCATCTTCGAAGACGGGCTCGGCTTCGACGGCTCGTCGATCCGCGGCTTTCAGACGATCGACGAGTCGGACATGCTGCTGATCCCCGACGCGAGCTCGGCCCAGATGGACCCGTTCACCGCGGTGCCCACACTCGTGCTCATCTGTAATGTCAAAGACCCGGTCACCGGAAAGGCCTACACGCGCGACCCGCGGTACGTGGCCCAGAAGGCCGAGGCCTACGTCAAGAAGACGGGGCTCGCCGACACCATCTACATCGGCCCGGAGCTCGAGTTCTTCTTCTTCGACTCGATCCGCTTCGACCAGACCTACAACCACGGCTACTACTTCATCGATTCGGAAGCGGGCGCGTGGAACACCGGCAAGGAAGGCTCGGCGGATCGGCCCAACCTGGGCTACAAGCCGCGCTACAAGCAGGGCTACTTCCCGGTGCCACCCATGGACCAGTTCCAGGACATCCGTTCCGACATGGTGCTGGCGCTGGAGTCGGTGGGGGTGCGGGTCGAGGTGCACCACCATGAGGTGGCCACAGGCGGGCAGACCGAGGTCGACATGCGCTACGACACCTTGACCAAGATGGCGGACAAGGTGTGCTGGTACAAGTACTGCGCGAAGAATACCGCGAAGAAGTGGGGCAAGACCGCCACGTTCATGCCGAAGCCGCTCTTCCAGGACAATGGCTCGGGCATGCACACCCACCAGTCGCTGTGGAAGAACGGCAAGAACCTCTTCTACGAGCGGGGCGGCTACGCGGACATCTCCAAGACCTGCCTCCACTACATCGGCGGCATCCTGAAGCACGCGCCCGCGCTCCTCGCGTTCATCGCGCCGTCGACCAACAGCTACAAGCGACTCGTGCCGGGCTACGAGGCGCCGATCAACCTGGTGTACAGCCAGCGGAACCGCTCCGCCGCCATCCGCATTCCCATGTACTCGAAGTCGGAAGGGGCCAAGCGCATCGAGTTCCGCACGCCGGACCCGACGTGCAACCCATATCTCTCGTTCGCGGCCTGCGTGATGGCCGGCCTCGACGGCGTGGCCAACAAGATCGACCCGGGCAAGCCCGTGGACAAGGATCTCTACGAGCTGCCGCCCGCCGAGCAGAAGAAGATCAAGCAGCTCCCCGGCGCGCTGGACATCGTGCTGGACAACCTTGAGAAGGATCACGACTTCCTCCTCAAGGGCGACGTCTTCACGCCCGACCTCATCGAGACCTGGATCGAGTACAAGCGGAAGAACGAGGTGGATCCCGTCCGGCTGCGCCCGCATCCGTACGAGTTCGCCCTCTACTACGACATCTAGGCGGCTCCCCGCGGCGCTGCCCCGCTCCTCGCGCGAGGGGCGGGGCGGCTGCCGCCCGAATCGGCACGCCGCCCGCGACTGATCACTCGAAGTGCAGCGGGGTGGCGCGCCGCTGACCCGCATCCTTTTCGCAGGTCCACGAAATCACGCTTTCGCCTCGCTCCTCCCTCGCGCCGGCCGCTTGGCATCGAACTCGCAGCCTGCCCTCGGCGCGCCGCACCTTCATAACCCACAGGGAGGAGCGAATGACGCAAGACCTTGGACGCTGGTTGGCCGCAATCCTGATGACCGGGCTTTGGATCGCCCCTGCTCTCGCCCAGACGTCGGGGCCCTCGCCCGGACCCGCGACCGCTCCGGCGGCGGAGGCGAAGAAGGAGGAAGAGAAGCCCAAGACGTACTGGGAGGAGCACAAGCTCTTCGCCTACATCGAAAACAGCTACACGTTCAATCTCACGGGGGCGGGACGGGACGCGACAAACGAGCTGCGCTTCTACGACTTCGACGAGGGCTACACGTTCAACATGGCAGAGTTCAGCATCAAGAGGGATCCCTCGGAGAAGTACTGGTGGGGCTATGGCCTGGTGGTCACTGCCGGGCTCGACGCGCAGAAGAACCACTCGCTGGGCATTTTTCGGGATTTGGACGACACCTTCCCCTTCCGGAACACGAAGAAGTTCGACCTGCAGGAGGCCTATCTCTCGCTCCGGATCCCCATCGGCGACGGACTCATCGTCAAGGGGGGGAAGTTCGTCACGCTGCTGGGCTACGAAGTCATCGAGTCGCTCAACAACCTCAATTTCTCGCGGGGCTACTTGTTTTCGCTCGCCATCCCGTTGACCCACACCGGCGGCCTGCTCTCCTACACCTTCGGCGAGCAGTTCAGCGTGACGGCGGGGGTGGTGCTGGGATGGGATAACAGCCGCGACAACAACGACGCGGTGTCGTACACGGGGCAGTTCGCGCTGACGCCCATCAAGGACCTGACGGCGAACCTAAACTGGATCGTGGGGCCGGAGCAGACGGACAACAAGGCCAATCAGCGGGCGGTGCTGGACCTGGTGGTGAACTACACGGGCTTCAAGAACACCACCATCGGGCTGAACGTCGACTACGGCTTCGAGCAGGACGAGGCGTTCCTGCGCTCGCTGGGGACGCGGCAGGACAACGACGCGGTGTGGTGGGGGATCGCGGGGTACGCGGCGTATGACTTCAGGGACTGGTTCCGGCTGGCGCTGCGACAGGAGTTCTTTCGGGACGCAGACGGGGCGCGCACGGGGTTCGGCAGCGACGTGAACCTCTTCTCGACCACGCTGACGGCCCAGTTCAAGATCTGGAAGGGCCTGGTGGGGCGGGTGGAATACCGCCACGACGCTTCGTCGGAGAAAGTGTTCAAGGCGAAGACGTCGCGGCCGGACGCCTCCCAGGGCGTGTCCGCGCAGTCCAAGACCCTCGACACGATCTCGCTCAGCCTCTACTACTCCTTCTTCTAGTCGCGCCTTCTGCTCAGGCGCTGGGCCACTTCGTGGCACATGCCCGGCGCCTGAGCAGATCGTTCCGCCGCCCGTCCCCTAATTCCGTGATTTCTGGTTCACTCCTTCTTGGCACCCCCCTTGCGTGCCCTGGCCGGGCATGAAGCCCAGGTGGAAGGTCGTCATC
Proteins encoded:
- a CDS encoding ammonium transporter, with translation MVKLSRIIMLVVLLAGLGLMASAAFAQTPATPPAVEAPKADAAAPAAATPAAPAAPAPPKIDSGDTAWVLMSSALVLLMTAPGLALFYGGMVRQKNALGTLMHSFIILALISVQWVLWGYSLAFGPDKGGIIGGLEWVGLRGVGQTPNPDYAATIPHQVFMLFQMMFAVITPALITGAFAERKKFSTFIVFILAWATLVYDPLAHWVWGVGGWLRNLGALDFAGGTVVHLSSGVSALAAALVIGKRRGFGHHPMPPHNLPLTVMGAGLLWFGWFGFNAGSALAANGLAGHAFTTTNTATAAAALAWMFTEWASRGKPTVLGAASGAVAGLVAVTPAAGFVTPMASILIGAVAGVICYTACNIKTKIGYDDSLDVVGVHGVGGTWGALATGIFATKLVNDAGGDGLLYGNPKQLMVQIMAVAVTLVLGFVMTTVILKVLDAIMGLRVTEEDEMAGLDLSQHSETAYALGGGSEYSVSGGAFEEAMRATQAKARTAH
- the glnA gene encoding type I glutamate--ammonia ligase; translation: MTPKDVLKLAKEKGARIVDLRFIDLPGLWQHFSIPISELSEGIFEDGLGFDGSSIRGFQTIDESDMLLIPDASSAQMDPFTAVPTLVLICNVKDPVTGKAYTRDPRYVAQKAEAYVKKTGLADTIYIGPELEFFFFDSIRFDQTYNHGYYFIDSEAGAWNTGKEGSADRPNLGYKPRYKQGYFPVPPMDQFQDIRSDMVLALESVGVRVEVHHHEVATGGQTEVDMRYDTLTKMADKVCWYKYCAKNTAKKWGKTATFMPKPLFQDNGSGMHTHQSLWKNGKNLFYERGGYADISKTCLHYIGGILKHAPALLAFIAPSTNSYKRLVPGYEAPINLVYSQRNRSAAIRIPMYSKSEGAKRIEFRTPDPTCNPYLSFAACVMAGLDGVANKIDPGKPVDKDLYELPPAEQKKIKQLPGALDIVLDNLEKDHDFLLKGDVFTPDLIETWIEYKRKNEVDPVRLRPHPYEFALYYDI
- a CDS encoding outer membrane beta-barrel protein encodes the protein MTQDLGRWLAAILMTGLWIAPALAQTSGPSPGPATAPAAEAKKEEEKPKTYWEEHKLFAYIENSYTFNLTGAGRDATNELRFYDFDEGYTFNMAEFSIKRDPSEKYWWGYGLVVTAGLDAQKNHSLGIFRDLDDTFPFRNTKKFDLQEAYLSLRIPIGDGLIVKGGKFVTLLGYEVIESLNNLNFSRGYLFSLAIPLTHTGGLLSYTFGEQFSVTAGVVLGWDNSRDNNDAVSYTGQFALTPIKDLTANLNWIVGPEQTDNKANQRAVLDLVVNYTGFKNTTIGLNVDYGFEQDEAFLRSLGTRQDNDAVWWGIAGYAAYDFRDWFRLALRQEFFRDADGARTGFGSDVNLFSTTLTAQFKIWKGLVGRVEYRHDASSEKVFKAKTSRPDASQGVSAQSKTLDTISLSLYYSFF